GAAATGTTTGAAACATCAATTGATGAACTGCCCGCTTCTGGTTCCAGCTAGCATAACTCAATACACTTTGTGGGCGATTACCCTAGACGCGCCAAGTAAAGTCAGGTTAATGAGGTTTAGAAACAGTGGCCTATGAGAAATTTGTGGGAGAAATCGTGGGCATTGCAAGTAAGCCATGGTCTATATTGTATAGATTAGTCACCATGCTATTTGGAATGGCCCTTTTTCTGGTTTTAGTTCCTCTTGTGTTATTGTTAGCCAGTTGTGGAATTGAAGAATACCTATTGACCTATCGCTTCAGAGTTTTACACATGATGCTTGGTCTTGCTAGCCTTGTTTTAGGGTCTTTCACAGTAATTTGGACTGTAGTGTCACAGGCTCAAACAGGGCGACGTAACCTAGATCCTGTCGCGTCTTCTGAAAAATTAACACTCGAGGGTTCCTATTTTAAATGCAGGAACCCGTTGTTACTTGGAGCTATAATTTATTGTTTTGGAGTAGGAACTATTCTAGGTTCTATTACCACGGGCTTAACCATGTTTTTTCTAAGCCTTGTTTTAGGTGTTTGCTACGTGAAATTTATTGAGAAAAAAGAATTATATATTAAACTTGGTCACAAACATGAAAAATGTAGTCAGAAAGCGCCATTTTTGATTCTCAGATTTTAGACAGCTAAGTATTTCTGGAAATGGTTAGAAACAAGCGGCTTTTCTCTGGCAATGTGTGAAGAAACAGACTGGTAATATTGCTTCTTAGTAAACCGGACAATATTAGGATTTACAGAATCTATTTTCCTGGAGGGAACCATGAAGGCAAGACGTTTAGTAGGTTTGTTCATCGCCATCATTTTTGTCCTGACAACTGTAGTCGCCTTTGCCGCGGGTGACAGTTATGTCGTAGTCAAAGACAAAAAAGGTGTATGCAAGGTGATTAAAGCCAAAGAAAAAACACCTACCACAATAGCCGGTCCATTCAAGACCAAAGAAGAAGCTCAAAAAGCGAAAGAAAAAGAATGTCCTAAAACGTCCAAAGAGACCGGAAAGACAAAAAGCGCCCCCAAGTCTAGTCAGTAGATAGTGTGATGTTCGCTAAATCAGGTTACCTTTCTTAAGAAAAAAGAACTGTTATTTTTAGTAGGACATGGTCCTATAATACACAAAAGTTATGTGCCTACCTCTTCCCTAGAGGTTGCTATTGCACAACGTTTCCCCTTGTTTCCTGAAAAGGGCGGCCTAGCTTTCAGGTGAAACCTGTACGAACCAGACCGCCCCGGACTCAATCAAAAATCGAAGACTTTACCGAACCAGGACTCTTGCTTTTTGGAGATCCGTGGCCCCGGCTATGATTCTTGATGCGCCTTGGAGCGCATGGATTTGGTCACCCACGACTAAGATTCTTGAGGCATGCGTTTGTTTCACTTCCGGATTTCTCTCAACTATCGCCCCCCAGCAAGCGCTCCAACTCGCCCTTCAGGCTTTCCATTTTATAGGGTTTGTGCAAGACACCGGCCGGCCGTTTCCCAGGAAACCTCTGCAGTACATCATCCTCAGTGTACCCACTGGCAAGTATGACCTTGACATCCGGTTCGATCTTTATTAGCTCCCCGAAAGCTTCAATCCCATTCATTTTGGGCATTGCAAAGTCGAGCATCACCAAATCTATGTCATTATGACGTTCTAGGAAAACCTGGACACATTCCTCTCCGTCTCCCGCGACCATCGTATCGTAGCCCAATACGTCCAGACGCCTAATAGCAAGTAGTCTGACCCCAGGTTCATCCTCGACTATGAGAATGGTTTTTCGTCGATTAACCGGTACCGGCGCCGGAACCTTTATCTCACCCTCTTCAATGACCTTAACGGATGGCGCCTGAGCCTTTTCCGACACAGGAAGCAGGACCCGTATCGTAGTTCCCTTCCTCATCTGACTGACCACAAACAGCGCTCCACCATGACTCTTTACTATTCCCAGCGCCTCGGACATGCCAAGTCCACGACCGGTAAACTTTGTTGTGAAGAAGGGATCAAAAAGTTTGCTCACTGTCTCAGGAGTCATGCCACAACCTGAATCCGTAATCTCCAGAAAGACGAAACGGCCTGGTTCAGGCCTTGTTTCAAGGCGGCTATACCTGAGATACATCTCATCGCAATCCACGACTCCTGTAGAAAGTTGAACTTCTCCGTGATTATCTCCAATCGCCTCAGAGGCGTTGATCAGGATGTTCATAAACAGGCGATTTATTTGATCCACATCCCCTTTGATGTGAGGAAGCGCTCCACGGACTTGAAACGTTAGACTGACATGCATGGAAACACACAATTTCAACAGGTCACGGTTCTTGTTCAACAACTCGTTGAGATCCAGGTCCACTGGTAAATAAAAGGCGCTGCCCGTGTATATCTGCATCTGTCTGGAGAGTTCCGCTGAACGTTCAGACGCCCGAATGGCGTTGATTATGCTTGCTTTGGCCTCGGAATTATGGGGCAGATCATCAAGAGCCAGTTCCAGGTTTCCTAATATTACCGCTAACTGGTTGTTAAAATCGTGGGCTACGCCCCCGGCCATGACTCGGAGACTCTCGAGTTTCTGAGTCTGGAGAAGCTCATGTTCCATCTCCATGCGTTTGCGCTCCGTGATGTCGGTAACCACGACAAAAGCCGACATTACAACAGATGAGGATAGAGGGCCAAAAGCGACAATACTCAACCAAATGACCTTAGTGAGTTTCGTATGTAAGGTAATCTCCGCTCTGGTTTCGTCCTTTAAGGCTTTTTCCAGTGCGGTTTCAAACGACGCAATATCTTCAGAAACGATAAAGCGTTGCAATGAAGCCCCTAGAATCTTTTCAATAGGCTCCCCCAGCATCTCGGAAAGGCTTTGGTTGCAAAACAGAATTGTTCCCTGAGCATTGAGTGTAAGGGCGCCTTCAGCCATTTCCTGAAAAAAAATCCGATAGACAGCGTCAGCTCCCGAAAGAGTAAAAATTTTGGGCCCATCAGGACCAGGTAAGACCAGGGCGTCTATGGCCCCACTTCGGATTGCGTCCAAAGTATCTTCGGCTTCTTTCAGGCGGGCTCGAAGCTCCTGAAGTTCGCCGGCGCCATCCTCAGGCATTTCGTGTTCCTCGCCCGTCATTGGCGTACACCATTCTTATTTACTCGCTTTCAAAGCCAGTCCAACCAGGACCCGTTCCGTGTCGGAAAGGTCTCCAATAACCTTTCGCACTGGAAGAGGCAGTTCCTTTATTAGTGTGGGCACACCGATAATTTCGTCATTTTTAAGACGCTCCGGTTGCTGATATACGTCTATGATCTCAATTTCGCAACGGCCCTTGAGATACTCCTCACATAATTGTTTCAGGTTTTCGATGGCACGGACCGATCTGGTGGTTTGACCACTTACGTATAATCGTAATACATAGTTGTCCTTTGCAGATCTCAACGATGCCTCTTCCATCCTATCCGCCGCATTAATCTCTTTCTCTTGACTCATCACTGGGACTCCTAGATTCTTTACCGGGCTGGACGTAAGTCCAACCCAACCAGAACACGCTCAGTGTTGGATAGATCACCTATAATCTTTCTAATGGGAACAGGGAGTTTTCTTACCAGGGTTGGAAGAGCGAGGATTTGATCTCCGCGGGCTAGTTGGGGTTGCTCCAGTAGATCGATTACCTCTATATGGTATTTCCCTGGAAGGTATTCTTCACATATTTTTTTCAGGTTATCAAAGGCTGTGATAGATTTATTGGTCTGTCCCGCCACGTACAAACGCAGATTCCAGGCACCCTCTTCGACTTCATCCTCGCAGTCATCATTTAGCTGTGTATCCATTGATGGTCTCCTTTGGTCTTCGCCCTTTGGGACACAGTCAGGAAATCACTTAGTCTGCCCGGCGAATCCGTGCCATGTCCTCACGAACTTGCCCCAAAAGGTCTTCGCGAGAGAGAGACTCATCGATGAGTCTCGTAACATCTCTTTCTTCCGCTTCAAATTCGGTTTGCAAGGCCGCGATTCTGGCGCTCAATAAATGTCGCTTTTGCTCCAGTTCAATCTTTTTCCGATCTATCTCCTGTATCCGGGCCAGCGCCTCTGCCTTGTCCTGAGCTTCTCTTGCGAATCGTGCTGAACCGGTCAGGACTTCGCCCGACCCAACGTATACATCAATCAGCTCAACCCCTTTATCTGTCAAGAGAAACTCCCGGATTTGGTGCGAATGATCCATCCCTCTGGACTTGGCTATATAAAACGACCGGTTACGCTCACCGCTGCATTCCAGAGACCTAAGCAAGAGCCATGTATCCATAAGGGACGACATCCCGACATCGGTCTTTTCCAGGACTATTCCGCCACGTATTAGATCAGTAAAGAGTGAGGTGATCCCATTACTCTTTAGAAAATCTACCAGCCGCAACAGCATCTCCTTTATTTCAAAATTGCTTCCCCCCGGGAGAAAACTTGAGATTGGATCTATCACCACGGCCGCTGGTTTAAATTCATCGATTGTCTGGTGAATTGTCGACAGGTGCGATTCGAGCCCATACTGGGAAGGGCGAATCGCATGGAACTTTAGAAGATCATTTTCTAACCACTGATCCAGGTTGATGCCTATTGACTTCATATTTCTAACGATCTGCATGGGTGATTCCTCAAAAGCCACAAACAGGGTTCGTTCACCGCCACTGCACACCGAATCGGCAAAATGAGACGCAATGCTGGTTTTCCCAGTGCCTGCGGTTCCTGAAACCAGTATCGAGCTACCTCGATAATATCCCTTTCCCTCCAGCATAGTGTTCAATGCGCCGATTCCAGTCGAGATTCTCTCTTCGGAAACCACATGGTTCAGAGCCGAAGATGTTATTGGGACCAGCCATATTCCACCTTTGGAAATCAAGAACGGGTATTCATCAGCCCCATGCATTGAGCCGCGGTACTTGACTATTCTCAATCGTCTTGTGGAAACCTGGCCCATGACACGATGGTCCATCAGAATTACGCAGTCAGCTACATATTCCTCTAAGCCATGTTTGCTAATCGTATCCTTGCCCCGCTCGGAGGTGACTATTGCAGTAAGTCCTTTGTTTTTGAGCCACATGAACAGCCGACGTAGCTCAGAACGGAGGATACCCTCATGGGAAAACCCGGAAAAGAGCGCTTCAATGGTATCCAGAACCACCCGTTTCGCTCCTATTTGGTCAACTGCAGACGCCAGACGGATGAACAGCCCCTCCAGGTCATATTCACCCGTTTCTTCAATCTCGCTTCTGTCTATCCTCACATGGTCAATCAAGAGCTTTTTTCTATCTATCAACCCTTGCAGATCGAATCCCATGGAAATGAAGTTCTTTTTTAGATCCTCTTCAGTTTCCTCAAAAGCCATAAGAACCCCAGGTTCGTCATACTCCAATGCCCCACGGACAAGAAACTCCACGCCTAATAGTGTTTTTCCGCATCCGGCGGAACCGCAAACCAGTGTAGGACGCCCCTGAGGCAACCCCCCACCGGTGATCTCATCGAATCCCTCAATCCCTGTCGGACATTTCGTCAGCATCGTCATCAGATCCAGTCCTCCTGTTCTTGAATGACCAATTTTATGCATGAGCGTTAACTGGTTGCTTATCTGAGATTATAGCGCCTGTCTCCTCCACCTTCAGGTTCAGCGCCGAGGCGTGATTCAGCAATGCGTAAAAACGGACAAAAGCCTTTTGAACAGTGCGAGAAATAGCAACGCCTACAGGTATGAGAGGCTCATTCTTTGACTATTGGAGCCTCGTCCTGCAGCGGATTGTTGCGTCAATCATGTGGGCATAAGCTACTATTAATTCAGATGATAGCAATTAGTAGCACTTTCATGAAGAACAATCAAAAAGAATCGCAAGTAATATCCGTGGCCAAAAAACCTGGAGAAAATAAATACTATAGAGCCTCCCACAAAAGTGGACCAAATTCGAATTCTGAACTTCTGAACGAGGTAAAATCCGCATTGAGTGATGGATTGAAGGATGGTTGGATGAGGAGTCCTACAAATTTGTCGACAAACCATCGTATATTAATTGCGCTGAGTTAATTACGCTTATCAATTCCGAGCTTTTTTAACCTTCGCCTCAACGTAAATCGGGAAACCCCTAAATAGGACGCGGCCAATTCCTTTTTACCATTTGATCGCGTTAGGGCTTCCTCTATCATCGCTCGACTCAGATTCCGCATCGAATCAGCTAATGTGGAAGTGTCGGCGCTATTTGTGACCCTAGACTGTGATGAAACAGCGTCACAGAACCCAGATCCTGCAATATCCACCTTTATGGTTCCTCCGCCTGAGAGGATTGTCGCGCGTTCCAGAACGTTTCTAAGTTCTCGGATGTTACCGGGCCAGTGATAATTGTAAAGCCTGGCCATGTCCTTGGCTGACAATTCCGGCGCAGAACTGATCTGCAGTTCATTGGCCAGCGTTGACAGCAACTGCGTTACCAGGATCGGCAGATCTTCGGTTCGTTCCCTGAGAGGTGGAACTCTTATTGAGACCACATTTAAGCGGTAATAGAGATCAGCGCGAAAACGGCCAGACGATATCTCATTTTGGAGGTCTCTATTTGTGGCCGCAAGAATGCGGGCGTTGACCCTGATTTCTTGTTCTCCGCCAACCCTGGTAAAAGTCCTGGTATCAAGAAAGGTGAGAAATTTTGCTTGTAGGGTAGGAGAAAGCTCTCCTATTTCGTTTAGCAGGAGAGTTCCGCCCTCAGCCAGTTCCAATAGGCCCCGTTTTCGCCGATTGGCCCCGGTAAACGCCCCTGCTTCATAACCAAAAAGTTCGGATTCCGCAAGTTCGGATGGAATAGATGCGCAATTTATGGAGAAATACGGTCCTGAAGAATGATCAGATCGCTCATGAATGTATTTGGCGAGGTAATCTTTACCTGCGCCACTCTCACCCAAAAGCAGAATCCCATTTCTCCCGGACGCTACCAACGCCGCCTGTTTAAGAACGGACCTCATAGCCTCTGAACGATATTCCTGTGGCTCAAGCTTTAGCGTATCCTCTCTCTTATGAAAGTCTGTCACATCCCGACATATTACACAAACCCCTGTGATCTCTCCTGAGCCGCTAGACAGGGGTGTTCTGACTTCGTGGAAAGTCATTTGGGCGCCCCTTATTTTTCTAGTGACTAAGTCTTCCACCGTTTCTCCGCTTAAAGCACGAGTGTCAAGTTCCCTAATAGTTTTGGCCTCTTTCTTTGAAAGGAAGTCCTCAGTGGTTTTTCCCAACATATCGGACTCTGAGACACCCCAAAGTTTTGTCGTAGCGGGATTGACATGCGTGTATCTTAGAGCGAGATCCTTCATGAAAATGAAGTCCTGGGCTCCTTCAAAGATAGCCCTGAAGCGCTGCTCGATTTCACGCTGGTTAGCTTCGGCTTTTTTGCGTTCCCTGATGTCGGTCACAATCATACAAATTTTCGAGGAGTCTTCAATTGAAAATGGGCTGGTAGAAATATAAAAAGGAACGATATTCCCATCGTGACATTTCAACCTAAATTCGATTTGCTGAGGTGTTTTCAG
This sequence is a window from Desulfomonilaceae bacterium. Protein-coding genes within it:
- a CDS encoding response regulator, with product MTGEEHEMPEDGAGELQELRARLKEAEDTLDAIRSGAIDALVLPGPDGPKIFTLSGADAVYRIFFQEMAEGALTLNAQGTILFCNQSLSEMLGEPIEKILGASLQRFIVSEDIASFETALEKALKDETRAEITLHTKLTKVIWLSIVAFGPLSSSVVMSAFVVVTDITERKRMEMEHELLQTQKLESLRVMAGGVAHDFNNQLAVILGNLELALDDLPHNSEAKASIINAIRASERSAELSRQMQIYTGSAFYLPVDLDLNELLNKNRDLLKLCVSMHVSLTFQVRGALPHIKGDVDQINRLFMNILINASEAIGDNHGEVQLSTGVVDCDEMYLRYSRLETRPEPGRFVFLEITDSGCGMTPETVSKLFDPFFTTKFTGRGLGMSEALGIVKSHGGALFVVSQMRKGTTIRVLLPVSEKAQAPSVKVIEEGEIKVPAPVPVNRRKTILIVEDEPGVRLLAIRRLDVLGYDTMVAGDGEECVQVFLERHNDIDLVMLDFAMPKMNGIEAFGELIKIEPDVKVILASGYTEDDVLQRFPGKRPAGVLHKPYKMESLKGELERLLGGDS
- a CDS encoding sigma 54-interacting transcriptional regulator, whose amino-acid sequence is MGRETELKGLSGATAKMTKSQKTATDGSILAEIERLKLRLQEAEDVLDSIRRGEVDALVVSGPDGDQVYTLNGADTAYRILFETMNEGAAILGADGTVFFCNKRLSSMLNSPMETIIGQSILRFVTAADAPSFEALLNLGLKTPQQIEFRLKCHDGNIVPFYISTSPFSIEDSSKICMIVTDIRERKKAEANQREIEQRFRAIFEGAQDFIFMKDLALRYTHVNPATTKLWGVSESDMLGKTTEDFLSKKEAKTIRELDTRALSGETVEDLVTRKIRGAQMTFHEVRTPLSSGSGEITGVCVICRDVTDFHKREDTLKLEPQEYRSEAMRSVLKQAALVASGRNGILLLGESGAGKDYLAKYIHERSDHSSGPYFSINCASIPSELAESELFGYEAGAFTGANRRKRGLLELAEGGTLLLNEIGELSPTLQAKFLTFLDTRTFTRVGGEQEIRVNARILAATNRDLQNEISSGRFRADLYYRLNVVSIRVPPLRERTEDLPILVTQLLSTLANELQISSAPELSAKDMARLYNYHWPGNIRELRNVLERATILSGGGTIKVDIAGSGFCDAVSSQSRVTNSADTSTLADSMRNLSRAMIEEALTRSNGKKELAASYLGVSRFTLRRRLKKLGIDKRN
- a CDS encoding circadian clock KaiB family protein, which translates into the protein MSQEKEINAADRMEEASLRSAKDNYVLRLYVSGQTTRSVRAIENLKQLCEEYLKGRCEIEIIDVYQQPERLKNDEIIGVPTLIKELPLPVRKVIGDLSDTERVLVGLALKASK
- the kaiC gene encoding circadian clock protein KaiC — encoded protein: MTMLTKCPTGIEGFDEITGGGLPQGRPTLVCGSAGCGKTLLGVEFLVRGALEYDEPGVLMAFEETEEDLKKNFISMGFDLQGLIDRKKLLIDHVRIDRSEIEETGEYDLEGLFIRLASAVDQIGAKRVVLDTIEALFSGFSHEGILRSELRRLFMWLKNKGLTAIVTSERGKDTISKHGLEEYVADCVILMDHRVMGQVSTRRLRIVKYRGSMHGADEYPFLISKGGIWLVPITSSALNHVVSEERISTGIGALNTMLEGKGYYRGSSILVSGTAGTGKTSIASHFADSVCSGGERTLFVAFEESPMQIVRNMKSIGINLDQWLENDLLKFHAIRPSQYGLESHLSTIHQTIDEFKPAAVVIDPISSFLPGGSNFEIKEMLLRLVDFLKSNGITSLFTDLIRGGIVLEKTDVGMSSLMDTWLLLRSLECSGERNRSFYIAKSRGMDHSHQIREFLLTDKGVELIDVYVGSGEVLTGSARFAREAQDKAEALARIQEIDRKKIELEQKRHLLSARIAALQTEFEAEERDVTRLIDESLSREDLLGQVREDMARIRRAD
- a CDS encoding methyltransferase; translation: MAYEKFVGEIVGIASKPWSILYRLVTMLFGMALFLVLVPLVLLLASCGIEEYLLTYRFRVLHMMLGLASLVLGSFTVIWTVVSQAQTGRRNLDPVASSEKLTLEGSYFKCRNPLLLGAIIYCFGVGTILGSITTGLTMFFLSLVLGVCYVKFIEKKELYIKLGHKHEKCSQKAPFLILRF
- a CDS encoding circadian clock KaiB family protein — its product is MDTQLNDDCEDEVEEGAWNLRLYVAGQTNKSITAFDNLKKICEEYLPGKYHIEVIDLLEQPQLARGDQILALPTLVRKLPVPIRKIIGDLSNTERVLVGLDLRPAR